In Mycobacterium sp. ITM-2016-00317, the genomic window GTTCAGGTATGCGCCGTTGGCCTGCTCGCACACCGCGGTGGCCTCGCTGATGATCAACCCCGCCGCGGCACGCTGGGAGTAGTACTCCGCCGCCAGTGCCGACGGGGTGCCGTCGGCATCGGCACGCGAACGGGTCAACGGCGCCATGAAAATCCGGTTGCGCAGTGTGGCGTTCCCCAGAGTGACCGGGGCCAGCAGGGCAGAGTTCTCACTGAGCGTGAAGGCCATGACTCACTCAAGCGCCTGGACGCCCCGGTTCATTCCCCCTCAGCGGCCGACGATCGCGGTCACCCGGATCTCGACCCGCATCTTCGGAGCCCCGAGCGCCGCGACGCCGGTCTGCGTCCAGATGGGCGGCTGGTCCGGCATCCGCTTGCGCAACTGGTCGGCCATCACGTCGTTGTGCGCGTCGCCGATCGAATCGTCCGCGCTGGGAAGGTGATAGGAGTTCACGTGCACCACGTCGCGCCATGTCGCCCCCGCGGTCGCCAGGGTGCGCTCCACATTGTCGAACGCCCGCACGATCTCTTCCTCGAGCGACTCGGGAAAGTTCAGGTCGTCGTCCCAGCCGCCCTGGCCCGAGATCTCCACGCGGTCGCCGATCCGCACCGCCTGGCTGTAGTGCAGTAGTTGCCGCATCTTCGCGCCGTAGCCGGGGGTTTCGAAGAACGTCACGTCAGTTGCCTCTTTGACTTCATTCATGAAGTGAACGTAGCACGCGATTACTTCAAGCGTAAAGTCATGGCTCGCTCGATAGAGTGCAGGGATGGCGCCCTCGGACGACGACACCCAGTGGCTGACTCCCGACGAGAAGGAGGCCTGGACGGGTCTGGTCTCGTTGATGATGCTGCTGCCCGGCAAGCTCGAGTCGCCGCTGCGCGAGGTCGATCTGACCCTCTTCGAGTACCTCGTGCTCAGCCACGTCTCCGAAGCGCCCGATCGGCGGATCCGGATGAGCGAGTTGGCATTTCTGACCGGTGGTTCGCTGTCGCGCCTGTCCAACGTCGTGAAGCGGTTCGAAGAGCGCGGCTGGATGATGCGCTTTCCCGATCCCACCGACGGCCGCTACACCCTGGCAAGTCTCACCGACGTCGGCTACGCACTGGTGGTCGAAGCCGCACCGATCCACATGCGCTCGGTGCGACAGTTCGTCCTCGACCCCCTCACCACCACCGACAAGAAGGCGCTGGCCAGGATCGCGGCCAAGTTGCGGGTCCGACCAGGCGACCTGACCTGACGCGCTCCCCCGCCGGGTTCGGCGCTCTCACGCGGTCAGCGACACGCCACTTCCGAAGCCGCACAACACCCGCGCTGAGAGCAGGCCCAGCGACACCGCGCGCGAGGCGCACGACGCACGGTTGGTGGCGCCGAGTTTGGCCGACGCGCTCTCCAGATGATGGCCGGCGGTGCGTGCGCTGATGAACAGCCTGGCCGCGATCTCGGTGTTGGTCAGCCCGCACACAGCCAGGGTCAGTGCATCCAGCTCGCGCGGGGTGATGCCCGCCGGCAGCGGGCTGCGGGTCACCAGCAACACCGCCCCCAGACTGTCGCCGCGGTATCTCGCGGTCGT contains:
- a CDS encoding RidA family protein → MNEVKEATDVTFFETPGYGAKMRQLLHYSQAVRIGDRVEISGQGGWDDDLNFPESLEEEIVRAFDNVERTLATAGATWRDVVHVNSYHLPSADDSIGDAHNDVMADQLRKRMPDQPPIWTQTGVAALGAPKMRVEIRVTAIVGR
- a CDS encoding MarR family transcriptional regulator is translated as MAPSDDDTQWLTPDEKEAWTGLVSLMMLLPGKLESPLREVDLTLFEYLVLSHVSEAPDRRIRMSELAFLTGGSLSRLSNVVKRFEERGWMMRFPDPTDGRYTLASLTDVGYALVVEAAPIHMRSVRQFVLDPLTTTDKKALARIAAKLRVRPGDLT